A single window of Halobacillus naozhouensis DNA harbors:
- a CDS encoding nicotinate phosphoribosyltransferase: MKEIESKLNGEISRLTNRTFKFDERVAEGWFSAVYFLKTKEIIEKHLADNVVTMQFFQKKHNAVLCGTDEAIALIHTFADHPEELEIRSLKDGDKISPYETVLTITGPYQYFGFLEGIIDGILARRTSVATNVYNVVKAGRTSGKQKPVIFMGDRDDHFTQQSGDGYSAFIGGSTAQATHAMNEWWGKEGMGTMPHALIQMFRGDVVAACKAYQSQFPEDQLMALVDYNNDVITDSLRVAREFGDDLVSVRLDTSRNLVDKYFLRNQHLMGTFDPRGVNPELVFALRKALDQEGFEHVKIVVTGGFTEKRIRSFEELNVPVDMYGVGGSLLKIGIGFTGDNVKINGNQEAKEGRRYKPNPRLELVDFIGNE; encoded by the coding sequence ATGAAAGAAATTGAAAGTAAATTAAATGGCGAGATTTCTCGCTTAACGAATAGAACATTCAAATTTGATGAACGTGTTGCTGAAGGATGGTTTTCAGCTGTTTATTTTTTAAAAACGAAAGAAATCATCGAAAAACATTTAGCTGATAACGTGGTAACGATGCAGTTCTTCCAAAAAAAGCATAACGCTGTCCTGTGCGGAACAGATGAAGCCATTGCTCTGATCCATACGTTTGCCGATCACCCTGAGGAGCTTGAAATACGCTCTTTAAAAGATGGCGATAAAATCAGTCCATATGAAACAGTTCTGACTATCACAGGTCCCTACCAGTACTTTGGCTTTTTAGAAGGGATTATCGATGGAATATTGGCACGGCGCACATCCGTGGCTACAAATGTGTACAACGTCGTAAAAGCTGGCCGAACTTCTGGAAAGCAAAAACCGGTTATTTTCATGGGGGATAGAGACGACCATTTCACGCAACAGTCGGGAGATGGTTATTCTGCCTTTATCGGTGGTTCAACGGCCCAGGCTACTCATGCTATGAATGAATGGTGGGGAAAAGAAGGAATGGGCACAATGCCCCATGCTTTGATCCAAATGTTCAGAGGGGACGTAGTGGCAGCATGCAAAGCTTATCAAAGTCAATTTCCTGAAGACCAGCTTATGGCACTCGTAGACTACAATAATGATGTCATTACGGATTCTCTGCGAGTTGCTCGTGAATTCGGTGATGACCTTGTAAGTGTAAGACTGGATACCTCCCGAAATTTAGTTGATAAGTATTTTCTTAGAAATCAACACCTGATGGGAACTTTTGATCCTAGAGGTGTTAATCCAGAGTTGGTTTTTGCCCTTCGTAAAGCCCTCGATCAAGAAGGGTTTGAACATGTGAAAATAGTTGTGACCGGAGGATTCACTGAAAAGCGGATCCGATCATTTGAAGAATTAAACGTACCTGTGGATATGTATGGAGTTGGCGGAAGCCTTTTGAAAATAGGAATCGGGTTTACAGGAGATAATGTCAAAATTAATGGGAATCAAGAGGCAAAAGAAGGAAGACGTTATAAACCTAATCCTCGTCTTGAGCTTGTTGATTTTATTGGGAATGAATAA
- a CDS encoding DUF1444 domain-containing protein, which yields MKMTSIKMKKILEERLQCEEWKTVFNRDKDTFRVEWDDSGKGITITLPNVISKYENRGEKAVDELVDHVQEALRIMNETHELSGKEQHIYPVIRAASFPIETENGKKLVVEEHTAETRIYYALDLGKSYQLIDKDMLEREQWTEERMKEIASFNVRSLPIDMKKDTVYGNDFYFQSAQDGYDASRILNEVLLEKLKVEFEGELAISIPHQDVIIFADIKNPEGYDILAQMAMKFFAEGLVPVTSLSFLYEDKQLEPIFILAQKKPKKNRKGDE from the coding sequence ATGAAAATGACGAGTATAAAGATGAAGAAAATTCTCGAAGAACGATTGCAGTGTGAGGAATGGAAAACGGTTTTTAACCGTGATAAAGATACGTTTAGGGTTGAATGGGACGATTCTGGAAAAGGAATTACGATCACACTTCCCAACGTGATTTCTAAGTATGAGAACCGTGGGGAAAAGGCAGTTGATGAACTGGTGGACCATGTTCAGGAGGCCTTGCGGATCATGAATGAAACTCATGAACTTTCGGGTAAAGAACAACATATTTATCCTGTTATACGGGCGGCTTCTTTTCCAATAGAGACAGAAAACGGCAAGAAATTGGTGGTAGAGGAGCATACAGCTGAAACTAGGATATATTATGCATTGGATCTTGGTAAGTCCTATCAGCTTATAGATAAAGATATGCTGGAAAGAGAACAATGGACGGAGGAACGCATGAAGGAGATCGCCAGCTTTAATGTTCGTTCTCTTCCAATTGACATGAAAAAAGACACGGTTTACGGAAATGACTTTTACTTTCAATCAGCTCAGGATGGGTACGATGCGAGCAGAATCTTAAACGAAGTTTTGTTAGAGAAATTAAAAGTTGAATTTGAAGGGGAGCTAGCGATTAGCATCCCTCATCAGGATGTCATCATTTTTGCAGATATTAAGAATCCAGAAGGATATGACATTCTGGCCCAAATGGCGATGAAGTTTTTCGCGGAAGGGCTCGTCCCTGTAACCTCATTATCTTTCTTATATGAAGATAAACAGTTGGAACCAATTTTTATACTCGCTCAAAAAAAACCTAAGAAAAACAGAAAGGGCGATGAATGA
- the ytpR gene encoding YtpR family tRNA-binding protein, giving the protein MDVFYNPKGIGDVLLVPVKEGDRLTTHSKIYGDVVKITNSQDGSLLGYNIFNASEHLSLKGEGKLRLTKEILGQLRTLFKLEQLDDSLDFDLTPKFVVGYVAEKGPHENADKLSVCHVDIGNDTLQIVCGAPNVEQGQKVVIAKVGAVMPSGMKIKDASLRGVPSSGMICSARELELENAPKEKGILVLEKDYEVGQPFEF; this is encoded by the coding sequence ATGGATGTGTTTTATAACCCAAAAGGAATTGGGGACGTTTTACTCGTTCCAGTTAAAGAAGGAGATCGTTTAACGACTCATTCAAAGATATATGGAGATGTGGTGAAGATTACGAATAGTCAGGACGGATCTCTGCTTGGCTATAACATTTTTAATGCATCCGAACATTTGTCGCTAAAAGGGGAAGGTAAGCTACGGCTGACAAAAGAGATCCTTGGTCAGTTACGAACATTGTTTAAACTGGAGCAGCTAGATGATTCACTCGATTTTGATTTGACCCCTAAGTTTGTAGTCGGCTATGTAGCAGAAAAAGGCCCACATGAAAATGCGGACAAGCTTAGTGTCTGCCATGTAGATATAGGTAATGATACCCTGCAAATTGTGTGTGGGGCTCCTAATGTTGAGCAAGGCCAAAAAGTCGTCATCGCTAAAGTCGGGGCTGTAATGCCTAGCGGTATGAAAATTAAAGATGCATCATTGCGCGGGGTACCTTCGAGCGGGATGATTTGCTCAGCAAGAGAACTGGAACTGGAAAATGCTCCGAAGGAAAAAGGCATCTTAGTATTAGAAAAAGACTACGAGGTCGGACAACCATTTGAATTTTAA
- a CDS encoding methyl-accepting chemotaxis protein: MKSLRSRVRFIVGLALISLLVLIGFSTYFFTKQTEIADESKQVQTALTASTEIKYLMTDTTKAQQAFFTNPSKETAEAITKSISLVRENAQTYADKYSSYEAVSKRFSAISEQAKQYEQELENLINAFKLLGYTESEGMYKFINESYQSFNELVTTINDPKLETALLQMRLQEQAFLNQPTKERLSNFKESSGSFEQVADSLSLPEEQATSVDRTLLKYEQSLNTVHSTFNQADTVRSTFEKISNDISKLVNQAIVSAEEVNELITAEQNTLKNFIMKLLFIIGGIALLATLSTGFIIIRSITKSVTTLKEGTAIIGDGDLSHRIHLYSKDEMAEIANQFNIMAEKMERSVHKVLGASGVLNTSSDHLTSVSDHSATQAQEVNDAINQVAIGSQDQAQKIEETAKLIEHVSEAISDTCLATEDITHRLQEADKEGRDGLGTVNELESTSNSFIELASHMSSKVQSASEQSEEVKKIVGTIEDIADSTDLLALNAAIESARAGEAGRGFAVVADEVRKLSERSKQEAGRIHELVLNMSKQMTILTTDAGQFDDYQTSQNKAVLQTKEAFTRISSYVKDMNHQINQVKTAVNGVETVNDNVKSKLHEISIISEEAVATAEEVAASSENQLHSIEQVHQAATGLQSLSQELSSEVSQFTIQENRSIYEDTFDESASVNKGLFQHNDTHDEYSDLDQENIPVPLEEDNDINTENEEFYDHERKSS, translated from the coding sequence ATGAAATCATTAAGAAGCCGTGTTCGGTTCATAGTTGGATTGGCTTTAATCAGCTTGCTTGTTCTAATAGGATTTTCTACATACTTTTTTACGAAACAGACAGAGATAGCAGATGAAAGCAAACAAGTTCAGACGGCGTTAACAGCCAGTACAGAAATTAAGTATTTAATGACAGATACTACCAAGGCGCAACAAGCTTTTTTTACAAATCCAAGTAAGGAGACAGCGGAAGCTATTACAAAGTCTATATCACTAGTGAGGGAAAATGCTCAAACCTATGCGGATAAATACAGTTCATATGAAGCTGTATCTAAGAGGTTTTCTGCCATTTCTGAGCAGGCTAAACAATATGAACAGGAACTTGAAAATCTGATCAATGCATTCAAATTACTTGGGTACACCGAATCGGAGGGAATGTATAAATTTATCAATGAATCCTATCAGTCTTTTAACGAGCTAGTCACCACCATCAATGACCCTAAATTGGAAACAGCTTTATTGCAAATGAGGCTCCAAGAACAGGCGTTTCTGAACCAGCCAACGAAAGAACGATTGTCAAATTTCAAGGAGAGTTCAGGATCATTTGAACAAGTTGCTGATTCGTTAAGTTTACCGGAAGAACAAGCCACTAGTGTAGATCGAACTTTATTAAAATATGAGCAATCTTTAAACACCGTCCATAGCACATTTAACCAGGCGGATACAGTAAGATCTACCTTCGAAAAGATTTCAAACGATATATCAAAACTAGTGAATCAAGCTATCGTTTCGGCAGAAGAAGTGAATGAGCTGATTACAGCAGAACAAAACACATTGAAGAATTTTATCATGAAACTTTTGTTCATTATAGGAGGTATTGCTTTACTCGCAACCTTAAGTACAGGATTCATCATAATTCGTTCAATTACAAAGTCTGTCACTACGCTTAAAGAAGGTACTGCAATCATTGGAGATGGTGACCTTTCTCATCGAATTCACTTATACTCTAAAGATGAAATGGCTGAGATCGCAAATCAATTCAACATCATGGCTGAGAAAATGGAGCGCTCCGTTCACAAAGTGCTAGGAGCTTCAGGTGTGTTAAATACATCTTCAGACCATTTGACTTCAGTATCTGACCATTCTGCCACTCAAGCACAGGAGGTTAATGATGCTATTAATCAAGTGGCTATAGGTTCTCAGGACCAGGCTCAGAAAATTGAAGAAACGGCGAAGCTGATCGAGCATGTTTCGGAAGCGATTAGTGATACATGTCTGGCTACAGAGGATATAACCCACCGTTTGCAAGAAGCGGACAAAGAAGGAAGAGATGGATTAGGAACAGTTAATGAACTTGAATCAACCTCAAATTCCTTCATAGAACTAGCCTCTCATATGTCCAGCAAGGTTCAATCGGCTTCTGAGCAGTCGGAGGAAGTGAAAAAGATTGTGGGAACGATTGAGGATATCGCTGATAGTACTGATTTATTAGCGCTTAATGCAGCTATTGAATCCGCACGAGCTGGTGAGGCAGGAAGAGGATTTGCCGTCGTTGCGGATGAAGTAAGAAAACTATCCGAGCGATCAAAACAGGAAGCAGGGAGAATTCACGAGCTCGTCTTAAATATGTCTAAGCAGATGACCATACTCACCACAGACGCTGGCCAATTTGATGACTATCAAACTTCGCAAAACAAGGCGGTTCTTCAAACGAAAGAAGCGTTTACTCGTATTTCTTCTTATGTAAAAGATATGAATCACCAGATTAATCAAGTGAAAACGGCTGTAAATGGAGTAGAAACAGTTAATGATAATGTAAAAAGTAAGCTCCACGAGATTAGTATTATCTCAGAAGAAGCTGTAGCAACCGCTGAAGAGGTAGCAGCATCGAGTGAGAATCAACTTCACTCCATTGAACAAGTACATCAAGCGGCAACGGGCTTACAATCTCTCTCACAAGAATTATCATCAGAGGTAAGTCAATTTACGATCCAGGAAAATAGAAGCATTTACGAAGATACATTTGATGAGTCAGCAAGCGTAAACAAGGGACTCTTCCAACATAATGATACTCATGATGAGTATAGTGATCTTGATCAAGAGAATATCCCAGTACCTCTAGAAGAAGACAATGACATAAACACGGAAAATGAAGAATTCTACGATCACGAAAGAAAATCATCATAA
- a CDS encoding DNA translocase FtsK: MWNEFKNKFKGLFDSDEDQTQRRKPHESKRNHHESNANTKMTYKYPKAGNFRFPVIPDTSKQNNHEKPAYKTRSKKREQEKKREFNYDGFTKEGKKSKEDTYRKSAEKSKQSKPKLPETSSQPFTPSDVPSPIYGYNPRAKPVVNEEEPEYKKQNPNNFSQSLSMEQARSDEEQWQAIRQRMRGKIDEGKKREKRPVSLNRQAEKPAEKSDLSVKEPRQDVVDNEIKEFPIGEKEQLNNTLEKAEDIPSEEESTINTGAETAANSSEQTIANTKEKTVTKEENQSGSSKEKSESLPEPKPTKPAGRSKGSRVPFNVVMTPRDKRSRDQQKKTLLKDNDEEPVSVKASDQVEEHDPEADERLEYSTPLHLLNDPVKKSSDDQTWIHEQMELLETTLRQFHVKAKVVHAMKGPAVTRFEVQPEPGVKVSKITNLSDDIKLSMAARDIRIEAPIPGKQAVGIEVPNQQAEMVGLQKIFESEAFRDDSSPLSVALGLDIGGDSVVTNLKKMPHGLIAGATGSGKSVCINTILISLLYKAHHEDVKFLLIDPKMVELAPYNNLPHLVSPVITDVKAATTALKWAVKEMEERYEKFVAEGARDVERYNEKMIQQGRKSEKLPYLVIVIDELADLMMVSPQDVEDSICRIAQKARACGIHLLVATQRPSVDVITGLIKANIPTRIAFSVSSQVDSRTIIDTGGAEKLLGKGDMLFIENGSGRSVRIQGAFVSDDEIERITGYVKKIAPPNYLFEQEELIKQLSNEEATDALFEEAVHFVLDHNGASASLLQRRFKVGYNRAARLIDQMEDYGIISEQKGSKPRDILLTKQQVDELMGTMA; this comes from the coding sequence ATGTGGAATGAATTTAAGAATAAATTTAAGGGTTTGTTTGATTCTGATGAGGATCAGACACAAAGACGGAAGCCGCATGAGTCTAAGAGAAACCATCATGAGTCAAATGCTAATACAAAAATGACTTATAAATATCCTAAAGCAGGGAATTTTCGTTTTCCTGTAATACCTGACACTTCAAAACAAAATAACCATGAAAAACCAGCTTATAAAACACGTTCAAAAAAAAGAGAACAAGAAAAAAAGCGAGAATTTAATTACGACGGTTTTACTAAAGAAGGTAAGAAAAGTAAGGAGGATACGTACAGGAAATCAGCTGAGAAGTCCAAGCAATCCAAGCCTAAGCTGCCGGAAACATCGTCACAGCCCTTTACACCGAGTGATGTCCCCTCACCCATTTATGGTTATAATCCGCGGGCAAAGCCTGTAGTAAATGAAGAGGAGCCTGAATATAAAAAGCAAAATCCAAACAACTTCTCTCAATCTTTGAGTATGGAACAAGCTAGGAGTGATGAGGAACAGTGGCAGGCGATTCGCCAAAGAATGCGTGGCAAGATCGATGAAGGTAAAAAGCGTGAAAAACGTCCTGTTTCCTTGAATAGACAGGCGGAAAAGCCTGCTGAAAAAAGCGATCTTTCAGTCAAGGAGCCTCGGCAAGATGTAGTGGATAACGAGATAAAAGAGTTTCCAATAGGGGAGAAGGAGCAGCTAAATAACACACTAGAAAAAGCAGAGGACATTCCTTCAGAAGAAGAGAGTACAATTAATACAGGCGCAGAGACTGCGGCAAATTCAAGTGAGCAAACCATAGCAAATACAAAAGAAAAGACTGTAACAAAGGAAGAAAATCAATCAGGGTCTTCGAAGGAAAAAAGTGAATCTCTTCCCGAGCCAAAACCTACAAAGCCTGCCGGTCGATCCAAAGGTTCACGTGTGCCGTTCAATGTAGTGATGACTCCTCGTGATAAACGAAGTAGAGATCAGCAAAAAAAAACTCTTTTAAAGGACAATGATGAGGAGCCTGTATCAGTGAAAGCCAGTGATCAAGTGGAAGAACATGATCCTGAAGCCGATGAGAGGCTGGAATACTCCACACCGTTACATTTATTAAATGACCCTGTTAAAAAATCGTCGGATGATCAGACGTGGATCCATGAACAGATGGAATTGCTGGAGACAACCTTGCGCCAATTTCATGTAAAGGCAAAGGTGGTCCATGCAATGAAAGGACCGGCAGTGACAAGGTTTGAGGTTCAGCCTGAGCCAGGTGTAAAGGTCAGTAAGATTACAAATCTATCTGATGATATTAAGTTGAGCATGGCTGCGAGGGACATTCGGATTGAGGCCCCTATTCCGGGGAAACAGGCGGTAGGCATAGAGGTTCCTAACCAGCAGGCAGAAATGGTTGGGTTACAGAAGATTTTTGAGTCCGAAGCATTTAGGGATGACTCATCTCCTTTATCCGTTGCTCTAGGTTTGGATATTGGTGGAGACTCTGTTGTGACGAACCTGAAAAAAATGCCGCATGGACTTATTGCCGGGGCGACAGGTTCTGGGAAAAGTGTATGTATAAATACCATATTAATTAGTCTGTTATACAAAGCACACCATGAAGATGTGAAGTTCCTATTGATTGATCCGAAAATGGTAGAACTCGCTCCGTATAATAATCTTCCACATCTTGTTTCTCCGGTAATTACAGATGTAAAAGCAGCCACAACTGCTTTGAAATGGGCGGTAAAAGAAATGGAAGAGCGCTATGAAAAATTCGTAGCTGAAGGAGCAAGGGATGTTGAGCGCTATAATGAGAAGATGATCCAGCAGGGAAGAAAGTCTGAAAAGCTGCCTTATCTCGTTATTGTCATAGATGAACTGGCTGACCTTATGATGGTTTCTCCGCAGGATGTGGAGGATTCTATTTGCCGAATTGCTCAAAAGGCCAGAGCATGTGGCATTCACTTATTAGTAGCTACCCAGCGGCCATCTGTAGACGTAATTACTGGGTTAATTAAGGCAAATATCCCAACTCGAATCGCCTTTAGTGTTTCTTCACAAGTAGATTCCAGAACGATCATCGATACAGGCGGAGCGGAGAAGCTGCTCGGTAAAGGGGACATGCTGTTCATAGAAAATGGTTCAGGACGATCTGTTCGGATTCAGGGCGCTTTTGTGTCAGACGATGAAATTGAGCGGATCACCGGGTATGTAAAGAAAATAGCACCGCCAAATTACTTATTCGAGCAAGAAGAGCTGATCAAGCAGCTTTCGAATGAAGAGGCAACAGATGCTTTGTTTGAAGAAGCTGTCCATTTTGTCCTTGATCACAATGGAGCAAGCGCCTCCCTGTTGCAGCGTCGTTTTAAAGTTGGTTATAACCGGGCCGCCAGGTTGATTGATCAAATGGAGGATTATGGGATTATTTCCGAACAAAAAGGCAGCAAACCGAGAGATATCCTCCTAACTAAACAGCAAGTAGACGAACTGATGGGGACTATGGCCTAA
- a CDS encoding thioredoxin family protein, giving the protein MITLESDGQLKELINEKQTVLLFSADWCPDCRVIEPVLPEIEERFKEWTFVYVDRDQFIHVCAEYDVFGIPSFVAFQKGEEVGRFVSKDRKTQQEIESFMAGIEL; this is encoded by the coding sequence ATGATTACTTTAGAATCAGATGGTCAATTAAAGGAACTAATAAATGAGAAGCAAACGGTCTTATTATTTTCTGCGGACTGGTGTCCGGATTGTCGTGTGATTGAACCTGTTCTTCCGGAGATAGAAGAACGTTTCAAAGAGTGGACGTTTGTCTATGTTGATCGCGATCAATTTATTCATGTCTGTGCGGAGTATGATGTTTTTGGAATACCAAGCTTTGTTGCCTTCCAAAAGGGCGAGGAAGTCGGCCGCTTCGTTAGCAAAGACCGGAAAACACAACAGGAAATTGAATCGTTTATGGCCGGTATAGAATTGTAA
- the murC gene encoding UDP-N-acetylmuramate--L-alanine ligase has translation MTTYHFIGIKGTGMSALAQILHDSGKNVQGSDVEKRFFTQEVLEEREIPILPFTKDNIKEGLIIIAGNAFNDDHEEVNAAKQLGLPFYWYHEFLGNWLQRYTSIAVTGAHGKTSTTGLLAHVLSENYPTSYLIGDGTGKGHEKSQFFAFEACEYRRHFLEYEPDYAIMTNIDFDHPDYFTSIEDVFQAFQQMAKQVKKGIIACGDDEHLQHIQANVPVLYYGLADTNDFQAQNIHEDEQGTTFDVFVRNTFYESFTIPQFGTHTVLNALSVIAICHYEGMPAEQIRKLSTFSGVKRRFTEKEWNDQILVDDYAHHPIEITATIDSARKKYSDRSIVAIFQPHTYTRTKTFLNEFAESLKLADAVYLCDIFGSARENSGKLTIEHLQNLIPEAYILNIEDTNQLAQYEEGVLLFMGAGDIQKFQKAYEESSV, from the coding sequence ATGACAACTTACCATTTTATTGGTATTAAAGGAACAGGAATGAGTGCGCTGGCACAAATTTTGCATGATTCCGGAAAAAATGTTCAAGGTTCTGATGTGGAAAAAAGATTTTTTACACAGGAAGTCCTTGAAGAGAGAGAGATCCCTATTCTTCCTTTTACTAAAGATAATATAAAAGAAGGACTAATTATTATTGCTGGAAATGCATTTAATGACGACCATGAAGAAGTTAATGCAGCCAAACAACTTGGGCTACCATTTTATTGGTATCACGAATTCCTGGGTAACTGGCTGCAGAGGTACACAAGTATTGCGGTAACAGGGGCCCATGGCAAAACATCGACTACAGGGCTGCTGGCTCATGTCCTTTCTGAAAATTATCCCACTTCCTACTTAATTGGCGATGGAACGGGAAAAGGGCATGAGAAAAGTCAATTTTTTGCTTTTGAAGCCTGTGAATATCGCAGACATTTCTTAGAATATGAACCTGATTATGCGATTATGACCAACATTGATTTCGACCATCCTGATTATTTCACAAGTATTGAAGATGTATTCCAAGCTTTTCAGCAAATGGCGAAGCAAGTGAAAAAAGGAATTATAGCTTGTGGTGATGATGAGCATCTTCAGCACATTCAGGCAAATGTTCCTGTGTTGTATTACGGATTAGCGGATACAAATGATTTTCAGGCTCAAAATATTCATGAAGACGAGCAGGGAACGACCTTCGATGTGTTTGTACGCAATACGTTCTATGAATCGTTTACCATTCCGCAATTTGGAACACATACGGTTTTAAATGCTTTGAGTGTTATAGCCATATGTCACTATGAAGGGATGCCAGCCGAGCAAATTCGCAAACTCTCCACCTTTTCTGGTGTGAAACGAAGGTTTACAGAAAAGGAATGGAATGATCAAATTTTAGTTGATGATTATGCCCATCATCCGATTGAAATTACAGCTACGATTGATTCAGCAAGGAAGAAGTATTCAGACAGGTCGATTGTCGCTATCTTCCAGCCCCATACGTACACTCGAACAAAAACATTTCTAAATGAGTTTGCTGAAAGCTTAAAATTGGCTGATGCTGTATATTTGTGTGATATATTTGGATCTGCAAGGGAAAACAGTGGTAAGCTTACCATTGAACATCTGCAAAATCTTATACCTGAAGCTTATATTCTTAATATTGAAGATACAAATCAATTGGCGCAATATGAAGAAGGGGTTTTATTATTTATGGGTGCAGGAGATATTCAGAAGTTTCAAAAGGCTTATGAAGAAAGCAGTGTTTAG
- a CDS encoding PTS transporter subunit IIC — protein sequence MKNFLERKGVHISVHSYLITALSYMALGLFSSLIIGLIIKTIGQQIPSLDSFIELGNFAMDTKIWGGAIGVAIAYGLKAPPLVIFAALFSGAFGADLGGPAGSYISALLATEVGKLISKETRVDIILTPFVTLTVGFFTGKFIGPPIDQFMTGFGEIINWATAQQPFIMGTIVAVLMGLALTAPISSLAIAIMLSIDGLAAGAATIGCAAQMIGFATISYRDNGLGGFIAQGIGTSMLQVANVVKKPIILLPPTAAGALLAPVATVWLELENNASGAGMGTSGLVGQIMTFQTMGFSWDIVGIVLILHFISPAIISYLIALWLRRRGLIKDGDMLIEYE from the coding sequence ATGAAAAACTTCTTAGAGAGAAAAGGCGTACATATTTCTGTGCATTCTTATTTAATAACAGCATTAAGCTATATGGCCTTAGGTTTGTTCTCATCCTTAATTATTGGGTTGATTATTAAAACAATCGGTCAGCAGATTCCTTCCCTCGATTCTTTCATAGAGTTGGGCAACTTCGCTATGGATACCAAGATTTGGGGTGGGGCGATAGGGGTAGCCATCGCCTATGGATTGAAAGCACCTCCCCTTGTTATTTTTGCAGCTTTGTTTAGTGGGGCTTTTGGTGCAGATTTAGGTGGGCCGGCAGGAAGTTATATTTCTGCATTATTGGCGACTGAAGTTGGAAAGTTAATTAGTAAAGAGACGCGAGTGGACATTATCCTAACGCCATTCGTAACTTTAACAGTAGGTTTTTTTACCGGGAAGTTCATCGGTCCTCCCATCGACCAGTTTATGACTGGGTTCGGGGAAATTATTAACTGGGCCACTGCTCAACAGCCTTTTATAATGGGAACCATTGTGGCTGTGCTGATGGGGCTTGCTTTAACGGCACCGATCTCAAGTTTAGCTATTGCAATCATGTTATCTATTGATGGGCTGGCTGCTGGTGCGGCTACGATCGGTTGTGCTGCGCAAATGATCGGCTTTGCTACGATAAGTTATCGTGACAATGGATTAGGAGGATTCATAGCCCAAGGTATTGGCACCTCCATGCTCCAGGTAGCGAATGTTGTTAAAAAGCCCATCATTCTTCTTCCTCCAACAGCTGCCGGGGCCTTACTTGCACCTGTTGCGACCGTTTGGCTGGAATTAGAAAATAATGCTTCAGGAGCAGGGATGGGGACGAGCGGGTTAGTTGGCCAAATCATGACCTTTCAGACTATGGGATTCTCATGGGATATTGTTGGCATCGTTTTGATTCTTCATTTCATTTCCCCGGCAATTATTAGTTATTTAATTGCGCTTTGGCTTAGGAGAAGAGGGCTGATCAAGGATGGGGACATGTTAATTGAATATGAGTAA
- a CDS encoding YtxH domain-containing protein, with product MMSNQNNQQTDKSNGNGRDFVLGSLIGGLVGAVVALLFAPKSGKELRTNISEGSSDWRERAGEWKDVAYEKGGEWKDRAVESSSQFSRTVSEKSQELGSKVKDSTKSFQDKVNSARSNDDEEAEKAAQEVAEAIEEAAQELEKQQDSTTSSNV from the coding sequence ATGATGAGTAATCAAAACAACCAGCAAACTGATAAGTCTAATGGGAATGGAAGAGATTTTGTACTGGGATCACTTATTGGTGGACTAGTGGGTGCAGTTGTGGCGTTATTGTTTGCCCCTAAATCAGGTAAAGAGTTGCGCACGAATATTAGTGAAGGTTCAAGTGATTGGAGAGAGCGTGCTGGCGAGTGGAAAGATGTGGCATATGAAAAAGGCGGTGAGTGGAAAGACCGTGCTGTTGAATCTTCTTCACAATTTTCAAGAACAGTTTCAGAAAAATCACAGGAGCTAGGTTCAAAAGTAAAGGACTCTACAAAATCTTTCCAAGACAAAGTAAATAGCGCTAGAAGTAATGATGATGAGGAAGCCGAGAAAGCTGCCCAGGAGGTTGCGGAGGCGATCGAAGAAGCAGCACAGGAGCTTGAGAAACAACAAGATTCAACGACTTCTTCAAACGTATAA
- a CDS encoding DUF948 domain-containing protein codes for MIIMLYIAALIAAIAFAVLVIYVARTLVAVRRTMNNVADTLEGVEKQMEGITLETTALLNKTNKLAEDVGEKSQKLNTLVDGVKGIGDSVQDFNQSLRTFSKGLTTSANNNTDSAAQAMKWGQVAINLWKKSKNEDHK; via the coding sequence ATGATAATTATGTTATATATTGCTGCACTTATTGCAGCGATAGCATTTGCGGTTCTGGTCATTTATGTAGCTCGAACACTAGTCGCCGTACGCCGTACCATGAATAATGTAGCTGACACATTAGAAGGCGTTGAGAAACAAATGGAAGGTATTACGTTAGAAACGACAGCATTATTAAATAAAACCAATAAATTAGCAGAAGATGTAGGCGAAAAATCTCAAAAGCTAAATACATTGGTAGATGGTGTTAAAGGGATTGGCGATTCTGTGCAGGACTTTAATCAGTCTCTAAGAACCTTTTCCAAGGGTCTGACGACATCTGCGAATAACAACACAGATTCAGCAGCTCAGGCGATGAAGTGGGGACAAGTAGCCATTAATCTCTGGAAGAAATCGAAAAATGAAGATCATAAATAA